The proteins below come from a single Caulobacter flavus genomic window:
- a CDS encoding TonB-dependent receptor domain-containing protein, whose protein sequence is MSRVTFASVLMGSAAALALSGAAMAAEPAPDAADLDGVVVTAAGFEQKLVNAPASVTVVPREELQEMRAASLAEVLTNVEGVDVGGAVGKTGGLNINIRGMGSDYTLILIDGRRQNTAGSVTPNGFGETSTSFLPPVAAIERIEVVRGPVSTLYGSDAMGGVVNIITRKVGTRWSGTASLDATVQGDDEFGNLYGGNLYANGPIVRDLLGLAVRGSFLNREASKLTYETVNGVDTPITGFGRSATKSELRTIGARLTLTPHADHDLWLDIDESTQWYDNAQGQMGTNTTAGGYANALEFNRRQIALAHNWRLPFGQIESNLSQAKTETIGRIIPNGVAGAGGARDLESTNTIFDTKLYSRWKNHTFTIGGQYWDAEMKDGVAPQPFVHEQWAVFAEDEWRFTEGLALTLGARHDDHSVFGGHFSPRAYLVWNASDNWTFKGGVSQGFKTPRLEQLAPGINGFGQQGRLPLLGSPGLQPETSTSTEAGAYYDNQAGFTANVTVFHNKFEDKIASGPPVTNCAFGLNQAQYNSGQGRPAGCVDVGFFPNAATFGQSINIDEAVTQGVEAAARWRFADGWTAGLNYTFTDSEQKSGAEAGRKLTDTPEHMLNGNLRWRVTDRVNAWVRGEYRSERYRGEGPARVALGDYKAYSLFHLGGSFKATEKVTLNATVYNLFNKDFVRQLPYGTPVAYAPEYTNNQEPRRLWVSVQVDF, encoded by the coding sequence ATGTCGCGCGTCACGTTTGCTTCCGTTCTGATGGGGTCCGCCGCGGCCCTGGCCCTGTCGGGCGCGGCCATGGCCGCCGAGCCCGCGCCGGACGCGGCTGATCTCGACGGCGTCGTCGTCACCGCCGCCGGCTTCGAGCAGAAGCTGGTCAACGCCCCCGCCAGCGTCACCGTCGTGCCGCGCGAGGAGCTGCAGGAGATGCGCGCGGCGAGCCTCGCCGAAGTGCTGACCAACGTCGAAGGCGTCGACGTCGGCGGCGCGGTCGGCAAGACCGGCGGCCTCAACATCAACATCCGGGGCATGGGCAGCGACTACACGCTGATCCTGATCGACGGCCGCCGCCAGAACACCGCCGGCAGCGTCACGCCCAACGGCTTCGGCGAGACCTCGACCAGCTTCCTGCCGCCGGTGGCGGCCATCGAGCGCATCGAGGTGGTGCGGGGCCCGGTCTCGACCCTCTACGGCTCGGACGCCATGGGCGGCGTCGTCAACATCATCACCCGCAAGGTCGGGACCAGGTGGAGCGGCACGGCCAGCCTCGACGCCACCGTCCAGGGCGACGACGAATTCGGCAATCTCTACGGCGGCAACCTCTACGCCAACGGCCCGATCGTCCGTGATCTGCTGGGCCTGGCCGTGCGCGGCAGCTTCCTGAACCGCGAGGCCTCGAAGCTGACCTACGAGACCGTCAACGGCGTAGACACGCCGATCACGGGCTTCGGTCGCAGCGCCACCAAGAGCGAGCTGCGCACGATCGGCGCGCGCCTGACCCTGACGCCGCACGCCGACCACGACCTGTGGCTCGACATCGACGAGTCCACCCAGTGGTACGACAACGCCCAAGGTCAGATGGGCACCAACACCACGGCCGGCGGCTACGCCAACGCCCTGGAGTTCAACCGTCGCCAGATCGCCCTGGCCCACAACTGGCGCCTGCCGTTCGGCCAGATCGAGAGCAACCTCTCGCAGGCCAAGACCGAGACAATCGGCCGGATCATCCCCAACGGCGTGGCCGGGGCCGGCGGCGCCCGCGACCTGGAATCCACCAACACCATCTTCGACACCAAGCTCTATTCGCGCTGGAAGAACCACACCTTCACGATCGGCGGCCAGTACTGGGACGCCGAGATGAAGGACGGCGTCGCGCCGCAGCCCTTCGTGCACGAGCAGTGGGCGGTGTTCGCCGAGGACGAATGGCGCTTCACCGAGGGTCTGGCCCTGACCCTGGGCGCGCGCCACGACGACCACAGCGTGTTCGGCGGTCACTTCAGCCCGCGCGCCTATCTCGTGTGGAACGCCAGCGACAACTGGACCTTCAAGGGCGGGGTAAGCCAGGGCTTCAAGACCCCGCGCCTGGAGCAGCTGGCCCCCGGCATCAACGGCTTCGGCCAGCAGGGCCGCCTGCCGCTGCTGGGCTCGCCGGGCCTGCAGCCGGAAACCAGCACCAGCACCGAGGCCGGCGCCTATTACGACAACCAGGCCGGCTTCACGGCCAACGTCACGGTCTTCCACAACAAGTTCGAGGACAAGATCGCCAGCGGCCCGCCGGTGACCAACTGCGCCTTCGGCCTGAACCAGGCGCAGTACAATTCCGGTCAGGGCCGCCCGGCCGGCTGCGTCGACGTCGGCTTCTTCCCGAACGCGGCCACCTTCGGCCAGAGCATCAACATCGACGAGGCCGTCACCCAGGGCGTCGAGGCCGCCGCGCGCTGGCGCTTCGCCGACGGCTGGACGGCGGGCCTGAACTACACCTTCACCGACAGCGAGCAGAAGAGCGGCGCGGAGGCCGGCCGCAAGCTGACCGACACGCCCGAGCACATGCTCAACGGCAACCTGCGCTGGCGGGTGACCGACCGGGTGAACGCCTGGGTGCGCGGCGAATACCGCAGCGAGCGCTATCGCGGCGAGGGCCCGGCCCGTGTCGCCCTGGGCGACTACAAGGCCTACAGCCTGTTCCACCTCGGCGGCTCGTTCAAGGCGACCGAGAAGGTCACGCTGAACGCCACGGTCTACAACCTGTTCAACAAGGACTTCGTCCGCCAGCTGCCCTACGGGACGCCGGTGGCCTACGCGCCCGAATATACCAACAACCAGGAGCCCCGCCGCCTGTGGGTCTCGGTGCAGGTGGACTTCTAG
- a CDS encoding ArsR/SmtB family transcription factor: protein MISGDELAAILSALDNPHRLRILAALKVGGRNYVSRLAREIGISRPLLHLHLNKLEAAGLVTSQLELSADGKALNYFEVADFRVELTPQSIAEAAATLSDKPERQGG, encoded by the coding sequence GTGATCTCGGGCGACGAGCTGGCGGCGATCCTGTCGGCGCTCGACAACCCGCATCGGCTGCGGATCCTGGCGGCGCTGAAGGTCGGCGGCCGCAACTATGTCAGCCGGCTGGCGCGCGAGATCGGCATCAGCCGGCCTCTGCTCCACCTGCACCTGAACAAGCTCGAGGCGGCGGGACTGGTCACCAGCCAGTTGGAGCTTTCGGCCGACGGCAAGGCCTTGAACTATTTCGAGGTCGCCGACTTCCGCGTCGAGCTTACGCCGCAATCGATCGCCGAGGCGGCCGCGACGCTGTCCGACAAACCCGAAAGGCAAGGGGGCTAA
- the purU gene encoding formyltetrahydrofolate deformylase → MILTLSCPDQPGIVAKVSTFLFERGCNILDAQQFDDQETGDFFMRVVFDPDGADRDALRGEFEALAKGFSMRWTLRDPNQRYRVMILASKFDHCLADLVYRWRIGELPMDVTAIVANHPAETYTHVDLSGLPFHHLPVTKETKFEQEAALWKLIQETRTDIVVLARYMQVLSDGLAAKLSGRCINIHHSFLPGFKGAKPYHQAHARGVKVIGASAHYVTGDLDEGPIIEQDVERISHRDTPEDLVRKGRDIERRVLARALRWRLEDRVLLNGRKTVVFTD, encoded by the coding sequence ATGATCCTGACCCTCTCCTGCCCCGACCAGCCCGGCATCGTCGCCAAGGTCTCGACCTTCCTCTTCGAGCGCGGCTGCAACATCCTCGACGCCCAGCAGTTCGACGACCAGGAGACGGGCGACTTCTTCATGCGCGTCGTCTTCGATCCCGACGGCGCCGACCGCGACGCGCTGCGCGGCGAGTTCGAGGCCCTGGCCAAGGGCTTCTCGATGCGCTGGACCCTGCGCGATCCCAACCAGCGCTACCGGGTGATGATCCTGGCCAGCAAGTTCGACCACTGCCTGGCCGACCTGGTCTATCGCTGGCGCATCGGCGAACTGCCGATGGACGTCACCGCGATCGTCGCCAACCATCCCGCCGAGACCTACACCCACGTCGACCTGTCGGGCCTGCCCTTCCATCACCTGCCGGTGACCAAGGAGACCAAGTTCGAGCAGGAAGCCGCGCTCTGGAAGCTGATCCAGGAGACGCGGACCGACATCGTCGTGCTCGCCCGCTACATGCAGGTGCTGTCGGACGGCCTGGCCGCCAAGCTCTCGGGCCGCTGCATCAACATCCACCACTCGTTCCTGCCCGGCTTCAAGGGCGCCAAGCCCTACCACCAGGCCCACGCGCGCGGCGTGAAGGTGATCGGGGCCAGCGCCCACTACGTCACCGGCGACCTGGACGAGGGACCGATCATCGAGCAGGACGTCGAGCGCATCAGCCACCGCGACACCCCCGAGGACCTGGTCCGCAAGGGCCGCGACATCGAGCGCCGCGTCCTGGCCCGCGCCCTGCGCTGGCGCCTGGAGGACCGGGTGCTGCTGAACGGCCGCAAGACGGTGGTGTTCACCGACTAA